AACGTCATGCTGGGGACGTTCGGATTGCTCGCCGACGTCTATCCCAACGATCCAAACGCCTTCCCGATATTCACGCAGGGCGTAACCCGCTATCGCGATATCGGCGTGGATGCGCAGTATCAGTACCTGCTCGATCCGCATACGATTACCGCACAGGCGCGCTACGTTCACGAGAACATTAGCGATCCGAATAACTTCGTTCTGGGCGACAGCCAGTCGGCAAATCTCAAATCGATGCTGCTGAAAGTGTCGTACATCTATCAGGCCAAGTATGGCGTGAGCCTCGCTTACTTCAATGTGACGGGCAGCACCGATAGCGTGGCTTATGCCAGCAGCGCGAACTTTTCTCCTGCCACGCAGGGATGGATACCCGAGATATTCTGGATTCCGGTGCAGAACATTCGGGTCGGCCTGCAATACACGCATTTCACCAAATACCTTGGCTCCCGTTCCAATTACGACGGCACCGGGCGTAACGCATCGGACAACGACACGTTGTTCGTCTATCTATGGGCCGCGTATTGGTGACGTTCTCTGCCGTCCTCATGCGGAACGAAGTCGATTCAGGCAGCGGAAAAAGTAGCGGTAAGGAGGTTCGTGACATGAAAAAGATGGCGCAAATCATCTCCCTTGGGATGCTGCTGGCAGGGTCGGGCTGTCACGACATGGACCGGTCAAGGGCGGTCGATAATCCGGCTGTCGCCGGAAAGACCATTGCCATGCAGGTCTGCTCGAATTGTCATGGCGTGACCGGCGTTTCGGTGTCGCCCAATTTTCCTAAACTGGCGGGGCAACGACGGGAATATCTTGTCGATCAATTGACGGACTTCAAGATGCACACCCGATCGGACCCGAACGCCAAGCGATTCATGTGGGGCTTCACGCACCTGAGCGAGTCGCAAATCGACGAGCTTGCCGCGTATTTTTCCAGTCAGCAACCGGTGATGGGTGAACCCGGCGATCAATCGCTCATTGGCGCAGGGAAAGCGATTTATGCGTCCGGATTGCCGGACAAGGGCGTGGCGGCATGTGTTTCGTGTCATGGCCAGCGTGGCGAGGGAATGAATCAGTTTCCGCGACTCGCTGGTCAACACGCGGACTACATCATCAAGCAGCTATTGGTTTTCCAGCTCAACGTCGATCAACGACCTCGCGGTGAGATCATGAAGGCAGTCTGCGCCAATATGTCGGACCAGGACATGCGCGCGGTGGCGGCCTTTGTGGAAGCGTTTCCGCCAGAGACCGAGGCAGCGGCCAATCCGCCGCCGGCCGATCAATGAGCACGCTGCCTTACCCGTCACCGCGCCCGCGGGCGTGGCGATTCAGACACCAGGCCGCCCAGCTGCTCTGTGCTGTGCGGATGAGCCGTTGCACGGCAGCGGCTCCTGCAAGAACGTCGGCGTCATTGCTGAGATTGCCCCGGTTGAGAGCACCAGTGGCGATGTCGCGAACAGTTTGCGCTCCGTCTCCCCCCGGCGGGCGCTTTTTTTCAATCTGCAGTGCAGACTCACGGAGCGAATCGGGAAGCGCGCGCTTATGGCAGCAAGGGTTCCACCGATCACGTCCGGTGGCGGATGTGAGCGGCGGAACCCGCACTAAGAGACCGCGTCCTGAGACGCAGACGTCGAACGATGCGATGCGCAATGCGAGGCTGGAAGTCAGTCAATTGCAGGCTGACGGCATCCTGTCGACACGCTCCGCGCAATGGAGAGGACCATGAACCTGACCCGATCGTCTCTCGGTGCCCATACGCCTGACCCAGCACCTGTGATCAAGTGGGATGTCTCGATGACCGCGGGTCAAACGTTGGCTCCGCTCGACGAGCGTCCCTTCCTGAAACGCCTCGGCGTGGTCGACTGGCTGTTCGCCGTCGTGATGGTCGCGGGCGCGGGGTTCGCGCTGTCGCGCTATTACCCGTTCATGAACTACTACGACAAACTGGTGCTGTGCTGCGCAGTGCCGGTGTTCGTCGTGCTGGGCTGGCGCTGGAAGCCGGTGCGTCCGCTGATGGTCGGCATCGCCGCGCTGTCGCTGCTGGCGATCCAGCTCTATCACGGCGA
This genomic stretch from Paraburkholderia caffeinilytica harbors:
- a CDS encoding c-type cytochrome, with amino-acid sequence MKKMAQIISLGMLLAGSGCHDMDRSRAVDNPAVAGKTIAMQVCSNCHGVTGVSVSPNFPKLAGQRREYLVDQLTDFKMHTRSDPNAKRFMWGFTHLSESQIDELAAYFSSQQPVMGEPGDQSLIGAGKAIYASGLPDKGVAACVSCHGQRGEGMNQFPRLAGQHADYIIKQLLVFQLNVDQRPRGEIMKAVCANMSDQDMRAVAAFVEAFPPETEAAANPPPADQ